The Nitrospira sp. KM1 genome includes a window with the following:
- the smpB gene encoding SsrA-binding protein SmpB, whose amino-acid sequence MKNDDAGKPVATNRKAFHEYFIEEKFEAGIVLQGTEVKSLRNGRVNLQDSYASVREGEAFLHHCHISPYSHGNIMNHDPIRVRKLLLHKKEINKLLGKTQQKGLTLIPLRIYFSKRGHAKVELGLAKGKKLYDRRESIKAREAGREVERAIKDRK is encoded by the coding sequence ATGAAGAACGATGATGCTGGAAAACCGGTGGCGACGAATCGGAAGGCCTTTCACGAATACTTCATCGAGGAAAAGTTCGAAGCCGGCATTGTCCTCCAAGGAACGGAGGTAAAATCTCTCCGCAACGGCAGGGTCAATCTTCAGGACAGCTACGCCTCGGTTCGTGAGGGAGAGGCATTTCTTCATCACTGCCATATCAGCCCCTACAGCCACGGCAACATCATGAACCACGATCCCATCCGCGTGCGGAAACTGTTGCTCCATAAAAAGGAGATCAACAAGCTCCTTGGGAAGACTCAGCAGAAGGGTCTGACGCTGATCCCGCTTCGCATCTACTTCTCGAAACGCGGGCACGCAAAGGTGGAGTTAGGCTTGGCAAAAGGCAAGAAGCTCTATGACCGGCGTGAGTCGATCAAGGCCCGAGAGGCCGGTCGAGAGGTCGAACGGGCGATCAAAGACCGCAAATAG
- the gyrB gene encoding DNA topoisomerase (ATP-hydrolyzing) subunit B, whose protein sequence is MATKESDDTSQHPRDVKSDSYSADQIKVLEGLEAVRKRPAMYIGSTGVDGLHHLVYEVVDNSVDEHMAGFGESIEVMIHIDGSVTVIDNGRGIPTGMHPTQKKSAAEVALTVLHAGGKFEQGAYTVSGGLHGVGISVVNALSEWLELEIWQDGLVFEQHYERGKPGAPLNNTGKTKRRGTQVRFKPDGQVFETLEFSFDVLAQRLRELAFLNKGLTITLKDERREPAKEQVFLYKGGIVSFVEHLNEAKTPLHKPIYAKVERSEMIMEVALQYNDSYAENLFSFANNINTKEGGTHLVGFKAALTRTINNYANANELLKKDTESLTGDDVREGLTAVISVKVRNPQFEGQTKAKLGNSEVKGVVEAAVNEALGTYFEENPPVARKIIGKAIDAARAREAARKAKDLIRRKSALDGGSLPGKLADCSEKDPAVSELYIVEGDSAGGSAKQGRDRRFQAILPLKGKILNVEKARFDKMLTSDEIRTLIMALGTGIGRKREEGDKADKDTFDIAKARYHKIILMTDADVDGSHIRTLLLTFFFRQMPELLERGYIYIAQPPLFKVKKGKAERYLKDEGALNEHLADLAVEEVELYVEGAQEFVTGRRVLPVLKKMIAFETLVARLNKRMPEAAMLRAFVDEPGLDRDLLKDRAALEATVASVKRTLALVFPKLEAAIDISPDEEHQSNKVTCRLQANGALYTLDITHEVVGSADFRELQKLAPSAIGLGRVPYRLKAKGQELQQHSTAEVVRTILDVGKQGLSIQRYKGLGEMNPEQLWDTTMNPEVRTLLKVRLEDVTGVDEIFTILMGDEVEPRRNFIQAHALEVRNLDV, encoded by the coding sequence ATGGCGACGAAAGAATCCGACGACACCTCTCAACACCCTCGCGACGTCAAATCCGATAGCTATAGTGCCGACCAGATCAAAGTCTTGGAGGGGCTCGAAGCCGTTCGCAAGCGGCCGGCGATGTACATTGGCAGCACGGGTGTGGATGGCTTGCACCACCTCGTGTACGAGGTCGTCGATAACAGTGTCGATGAGCACATGGCCGGATTCGGCGAATCGATCGAGGTGATGATCCACATCGACGGCAGCGTCACCGTCATCGACAACGGCCGGGGCATTCCTACCGGAATGCACCCGACTCAAAAAAAATCCGCCGCAGAAGTCGCGCTCACCGTCTTGCATGCGGGAGGAAAATTCGAACAGGGGGCCTATACTGTCTCCGGCGGTCTCCACGGTGTCGGGATCTCCGTCGTCAACGCGCTGTCCGAATGGTTGGAATTGGAAATCTGGCAGGACGGACTGGTATTTGAACAGCACTACGAACGGGGCAAGCCCGGGGCGCCCTTGAACAACACGGGAAAAACGAAACGTCGAGGAACCCAAGTCCGCTTCAAGCCAGACGGGCAGGTTTTTGAAACGCTGGAATTCAGTTTTGACGTGCTCGCGCAACGGCTTCGGGAACTTGCCTTTCTGAACAAAGGGCTGACGATCACCCTCAAGGACGAACGGCGAGAACCGGCCAAGGAACAGGTCTTTCTCTACAAGGGGGGTATCGTCTCGTTCGTCGAGCATCTGAACGAAGCGAAGACGCCGCTCCACAAGCCGATTTATGCCAAGGTTGAACGATCCGAGATGATCATGGAAGTCGCTCTCCAGTACAACGACAGCTACGCGGAAAACCTTTTTTCGTTCGCCAACAACATCAATACCAAAGAAGGCGGCACGCATCTGGTGGGATTTAAAGCGGCCCTGACCAGAACGATCAATAATTACGCCAATGCCAATGAGTTGCTGAAGAAAGATACCGAATCACTCACCGGAGACGACGTTCGAGAAGGATTGACGGCGGTCATCAGCGTCAAAGTGCGGAATCCGCAGTTCGAAGGTCAGACGAAAGCAAAGCTCGGCAACAGCGAGGTCAAAGGTGTCGTCGAGGCCGCGGTGAATGAAGCGCTTGGGACGTATTTCGAAGAGAACCCTCCGGTCGCCCGTAAGATCATCGGCAAAGCCATCGATGCCGCCAGGGCCCGCGAGGCTGCCCGGAAAGCCAAAGACCTTATCCGTCGCAAGAGCGCGCTCGACGGAGGTTCGCTCCCGGGAAAACTTGCCGACTGCTCGGAAAAAGATCCGGCGGTCAGCGAACTGTATATTGTCGAGGGAGATTCGGCCGGCGGGTCAGCCAAACAAGGACGGGATCGGAGGTTCCAGGCGATTCTGCCTCTTAAGGGGAAGATCCTCAATGTCGAGAAGGCGCGATTCGATAAGATGCTGACGAGCGACGAAATCCGCACGCTCATCATGGCGCTTGGAACGGGCATCGGCCGCAAGCGTGAGGAGGGTGACAAGGCGGATAAAGACACCTTCGACATTGCGAAAGCGCGGTACCACAAGATTATTCTCATGACCGATGCGGATGTGGACGGGAGTCATATCCGCACCCTTCTGCTCACCTTCTTCTTCCGCCAAATGCCCGAATTGCTGGAACGCGGTTATATCTACATCGCTCAACCTCCCCTCTTCAAGGTGAAAAAGGGGAAGGCGGAGCGGTATCTGAAGGACGAAGGCGCATTAAACGAACACCTGGCGGACCTCGCCGTCGAGGAAGTGGAGTTGTATGTCGAAGGGGCGCAGGAGTTCGTCACAGGGCGCCGCGTACTGCCGGTCCTGAAAAAAATGATCGCGTTCGAGACGCTGGTGGCCCGGTTGAATAAGCGGATGCCTGAGGCAGCGATGCTGCGCGCCTTTGTCGACGAACCGGGACTGGACCGTGATCTCCTCAAGGATCGTGCGGCGTTGGAGGCGACGGTGGCAAGTGTGAAGCGGACGCTGGCGCTCGTGTTTCCCAAACTGGAAGCGGCAATCGATATTTCCCCGGACGAAGAACATCAATCGAACAAGGTCACCTGCCGGCTCCAGGCAAACGGGGCCCTGTACACTCTGGACATTACGCACGAAGTGGTGGGTTCGGCGGATTTCCGCGAGCTCCAGAAGTTGGCTCCCTCAGCGATAGGATTAGGCCGGGTCCCCTACAGGTTGAAGGCAAAGGGCCAGGAGCTTCAACAGCACTCTACGGCTGAAGTGGTCCGGACAATTCTGGATGTCGGCAAACAAGGCTTGAGCATCCAGCGCTACAAAGGTCTCGGCGAAATGAATCCGGAGCAGCTCTGGGACACGACCATGAATCCGGAGGTCCGTACCCTCTTGAAGGTCCGGCTCGAAGATGTGACCGGTGTCGACGAGATCTTTACGATTCTGATGGGAGACGAAGTGGAACCTCGACGGAACTTCATCCAAGCGCATGCCCTCGAGGTGAGAAATTTGGACGTATAG
- a CDS encoding VOC family protein, which translates to MPVQVYGCNHVVIEVTDAKKAVKFYSDVFGLKMLKGGEGAAWCKLGEHQFMAIFEVETLQPDRVKHFGLMVRDAAQIKEVRSKLTKKYKLKLHPDFRCDFRDPWGNRIQVGDLSDESLVWLLPYQEVQKAGVTFTP; encoded by the coding sequence ATGCCAGTCCAAGTATACGGATGTAACCATGTGGTCATAGAAGTAACCGACGCCAAGAAGGCGGTCAAGTTTTACTCGGATGTCTTCGGTCTGAAGATGTTGAAAGGTGGAGAAGGAGCGGCTTGGTGCAAGCTTGGAGAGCATCAGTTCATGGCGATCTTCGAGGTGGAGACATTACAGCCGGATCGTGTGAAGCACTTTGGTTTGATGGTTCGCGATGCCGCGCAGATTAAAGAGGTACGGAGCAAGTTGACTAAAAAATATAAGCTCAAATTGCATCCGGATTTTCGGTGTGACTTTCGGGACCCTTGGGGAAACCGCATTCAGGTCGGCGACCTGTCCGATGAGTCGTTGGTGTGGCTCCTCCCCTATCAGGAAGTGCAAAAGGCCGGCGTGACGTTCACGCCGTGA
- a CDS encoding pirin family protein: MTTHTIAEKSVHGVYQPGSSHMVGDGFPVRNLFPSNDLDRQLSPFLMLDYAGPHYFSPTDQPRGVGEHPHRGFETVTIVYEGVVAHRDSAGNAGTIGPGDVQWMTAASGVVHEEFHEKEFARKGGTLHAIQLWVNLPQRFKMSAPAYQTIVDAQIPVVDVGGGAGRLRIIAGAYEGRTGPAHTMTPVELFDLEIGSGRDLTLTLPEGHQAGIFVLSGRVTSNRSHEAGEAELIVFDRVGSAVTIHAKENSRLLIMAGEPIEEPIARYGPFVMNTRAELQQAARDYQSGKMGHLS, translated from the coding sequence ATGACGACGCATACGATAGCCGAAAAATCCGTTCATGGCGTGTATCAACCAGGCTCGAGCCATATGGTGGGCGACGGCTTTCCAGTGAGAAACCTGTTTCCCAGCAACGATCTCGATCGGCAGCTCAGCCCGTTTTTGATGTTGGACTATGCGGGTCCCCACTATTTCTCTCCGACCGATCAGCCGAGGGGTGTGGGGGAACATCCCCACAGAGGCTTTGAGACCGTCACGATTGTCTACGAGGGAGTCGTTGCGCACAGAGACTCCGCTGGTAATGCTGGGACCATCGGTCCGGGAGACGTCCAGTGGATGACCGCGGCATCCGGTGTCGTACATGAAGAATTTCACGAAAAGGAGTTTGCGCGTAAAGGCGGAACGCTCCATGCCATCCAACTGTGGGTGAATTTGCCGCAGCGGTTCAAGATGTCTGCACCGGCGTATCAGACCATTGTGGACGCTCAAATTCCTGTGGTGGATGTGGGGGGCGGCGCCGGCCGGTTGCGCATCATTGCCGGAGCGTACGAAGGACGAACGGGGCCTGCGCATACCATGACACCGGTGGAATTGTTCGACCTTGAGATCGGGAGCGGCCGTGATCTGACACTGACCCTGCCCGAGGGGCATCAGGCTGGGATTTTTGTCCTGAGCGGACGGGTCACCTCCAATCGGTCGCACGAAGCGGGCGAAGCTGAATTAATCGTGTTCGATCGGGTCGGTTCCGCGGTGACGATTCATGCAAAGGAGAACAGTCGATTGCTGATCATGGCTGGTGAACCGATCGAGGAGCCGATCGCTCGATACGGACCGTTTGTCATGAACACGAGAGCGGAACTGCAACAGGCGGCTCGGGACTATCAATCGGGAAAAATGGGCCACTTGTCGTGA
- a CDS encoding DsbA family oxidoreductase gives MKTASSEFHIDIYSDVVCPWCYVGKRRLERALKLKQAAGDLRPTIAWRPFQLNPTMPEGGVDRRAYLEAKFGSMEAFEQMEGHVVEAGRSEQIDFRFDSIARTPNTALAHRLIWYAGTQRKQELMVETLFRAYFEEGCDIGARPVLVSLADRAKMDAGSVQRVLDTDEGLSEVRAEEAAGHRLGIRGVPYFVLDHAYGLSGAQPVERFLSAFEAVKAKAGAGSSGREE, from the coding sequence GTGAAAACAGCCTCGTCAGAATTCCATATCGATATTTATTCTGATGTGGTGTGCCCCTGGTGCTATGTCGGAAAGCGCCGCCTGGAAAGGGCATTGAAGTTGAAGCAGGCTGCGGGCGACCTCCGGCCCACGATCGCCTGGCGGCCGTTTCAATTGAACCCGACGATGCCGGAAGGCGGCGTCGACCGGCGGGCGTACCTGGAGGCGAAATTCGGCAGCATGGAGGCGTTCGAGCAAATGGAGGGACACGTCGTGGAAGCCGGGCGATCCGAGCAGATTGATTTCAGGTTCGATTCGATTGCTCGGACCCCCAATACGGCTCTCGCGCACCGGTTGATCTGGTACGCCGGGACACAACGGAAGCAAGAGCTCATGGTCGAGACGCTCTTTCGCGCATATTTCGAAGAGGGTTGTGATATCGGTGCACGGCCCGTCCTCGTGAGTTTGGCCGACCGTGCCAAGATGGACGCGGGGAGCGTGCAACGAGTATTGGACACCGATGAAGGTCTATCGGAAGTTCGAGCCGAGGAAGCAGCAGGTCATCGCCTGGGTATTCGGGGTGTGCCGTACTTCGTGCTCGATCACGCCTATGGTTTGTCCGGGGCTCAACCGGTTGAGCGGTTTCTCTCGGCGTTTGAGGCTGTCAAGGCCAAGGCCGGTGCCGGTTCATCCGGCAGAGAGGAGTGA
- a CDS encoding ester cyclase: MSMGNLAQRLQDLHNHIRQGKVIEAMNEFYDNDTVMQDNANPPTKGLAANIERERQFLSGVKEWKGFNVTASGIGDNTTFYEAVMDFIATNGQPVHMEQVSVARWKNGKIVHERFYYDTGKK; encoded by the coding sequence ATGAGCATGGGTAATCTTGCACAGCGGCTTCAGGACCTTCACAATCACATCAGGCAAGGGAAAGTCATAGAAGCCATGAACGAATTTTACGACAACGACACCGTTATGCAGGACAACGCCAATCCGCCGACCAAGGGACTGGCCGCAAATATCGAACGCGAAAGGCAGTTCTTGAGCGGCGTCAAGGAATGGAAGGGTTTCAACGTCACGGCGTCCGGCATCGGCGACAACACGACGTTCTATGAAGCCGTGATGGATTTTATAGCCACGAACGGCCAGCCGGTCCATATGGAACAGGTTTCGGTCGCCAGGTGGAAGAACGGGAAGATTGTCCACGAACGGTTTTATTACGATACCGGGAAGAAATAA
- the dnaN gene encoding DNA polymerase III subunit beta: protein MKVKMGRDELLTGLQRVQGVVEKRNTMPILSNILIEAKQEGAEIVATDLEIGMRGLYKASVQQAGGITVSARKLYEIVKEVPTGDIELTSGDNHWTTIQAGKSQFKIVGLPSSDYPALPTIEREGLTPLAGAGLLELIRKTLFAAGDNDARYILNGLLVTLITSEKKTTLRLVGTDGHRLAVAEQDLGKSGVKGAPQEIKAIIPKKAAHEMRRLLEEGGDSEPLIGFTKNLMIFRKSGLLLTSRLMEGNYPNYQQVIPKESNRKIMVNRLELESALRRVSVLSKDKANAVKLSFTAGRMSLFSSNPDYGEATEDLPAQYDGEALNTGFNARYLLDVLSVMDGEKVSLQMDNPLSPCLIQESETPGFRCVVMPIKI from the coding sequence ATGAAAGTGAAAATGGGTCGCGATGAGCTCCTGACCGGGCTCCAACGGGTACAGGGCGTTGTTGAGAAGCGGAACACGATGCCGATCCTCTCGAACATTCTGATCGAAGCCAAACAGGAGGGAGCCGAAATCGTCGCCACCGACCTTGAGATCGGTATGAGGGGTCTGTACAAAGCGTCGGTTCAGCAGGCCGGAGGGATCACCGTCTCTGCGCGCAAGCTGTATGAGATCGTGAAAGAAGTGCCGACCGGAGATATCGAGTTGACGTCAGGAGACAATCACTGGACGACGATCCAAGCCGGAAAGAGCCAATTCAAGATCGTGGGCCTTCCGAGTTCCGATTACCCGGCTCTGCCGACCATTGAGCGCGAGGGGTTGACCCCCTTGGCCGGCGCCGGATTGTTGGAATTGATCCGCAAGACGTTGTTCGCGGCCGGAGACAATGACGCCCGGTATATTTTGAACGGTCTGCTCGTCACGCTGATCACATCGGAAAAGAAAACGACCTTGCGGCTCGTGGGCACCGATGGGCATCGGTTGGCCGTGGCGGAACAAGACCTTGGCAAGTCTGGAGTCAAGGGGGCGCCTCAAGAGATCAAGGCGATTATTCCGAAGAAGGCGGCCCATGAAATGCGGCGTCTCCTCGAAGAAGGCGGAGACAGCGAACCCTTGATCGGGTTTACGAAAAATCTGATGATCTTCCGCAAGAGCGGATTGCTCCTGACGTCTCGATTGATGGAAGGGAATTATCCCAACTATCAGCAGGTCATCCCCAAAGAGAGTAACCGGAAGATCATGGTCAACCGGTTGGAGCTTGAGAGTGCACTCCGCAGGGTCTCGGTGCTGTCCAAGGACAAGGCTAACGCCGTAAAATTGTCCTTCACGGCGGGGCGCATGAGCCTCTTCTCCAGCAATCCGGATTATGGTGAAGCCACCGAAGATTTGCCCGCGCAATATGACGGCGAGGCGCTGAACACGGGATTCAATGCCCGGTATTTGCTGGATGTCCTGAGTGTCATGGATGGCGAAAAAGTTTCGCTGCAGATGGATAATCCGCTGAGTCCATGTCTGATCCAGGAATCGGAGACGCCAGGGTTTCGGTGCGTGGTCATGCCGATCAAGATCTGA
- a CDS encoding MBL fold metallo-hydrolase, whose translation MSAIKWMAAILICGALAVHAPRAEAQTSRPDDEITKLTEHVYLFRHQFHQSAFIVTNQGVIITDPISREAAEWLKPELKKLTDHPVRYVVYSHDHADHITGGQTFADTATFISHWAARKAIANGSRSDTPLPDLTFTDKMFIDLGGQHVELIYTGKNHSDNSLVVLVPQDRLLFAVDFIPVETVAYRTMRSDYPDDWIESLKQVEQLDFDVLVPGHGKIGKKEHARQFRRYLEDLRAAVQSALTARMGLEEAKQRIRLPQYEAWQRYDDWFPENVEGMYRYLSERQKAAP comes from the coding sequence GTGTCTGCCATAAAATGGATGGCTGCTATTCTGATCTGCGGAGCCCTAGCGGTTCACGCGCCGCGCGCGGAGGCGCAGACATCCCGTCCCGATGACGAGATCACCAAACTGACCGAACACGTGTATCTATTCCGGCATCAGTTCCACCAGTCGGCGTTCATCGTTACCAACCAAGGGGTAATCATCACCGATCCGATTAGCCGGGAAGCGGCCGAATGGCTGAAACCGGAACTGAAAAAGCTGACCGATCATCCGGTGCGTTACGTGGTCTATAGCCACGACCATGCGGATCACATCACGGGGGGTCAGACATTTGCCGACACAGCGACGTTTATCAGTCACTGGGCAGCTCGTAAGGCGATAGCGAATGGTTCGCGATCCGACACTCCCCTTCCCGACCTGACGTTCACCGATAAGATGTTCATCGACCTGGGGGGGCAGCACGTCGAATTGATCTACACGGGGAAGAATCACTCTGACAACAGTCTGGTGGTTCTTGTCCCGCAGGACAGACTGCTCTTTGCGGTCGACTTCATTCCGGTGGAAACGGTGGCGTACCGGACGATGCGAAGTGATTACCCCGACGATTGGATTGAGTCGCTCAAACAGGTCGAACAGCTGGATTTCGATGTGCTTGTCCCAGGACATGGGAAGATCGGCAAGAAAGAACACGCAAGGCAGTTCAGGCGGTATTTGGAAGATCTTCGAGCAGCGGTGCAAAGCGCGCTGACTGCGCGTATGGGTCTTGAAGAAGCCAAACAGCGCATTCGTCTCCCGCAATATGAAGCGTGGCAACGGTATGATGACTGGTTTCCAGAGAATGTCGAAGGCATGTATCGATATTTGAGCGAGCGTCAGAAAGCAGCTCCTTAA
- the gyrA gene encoding DNA gyrase subunit A, with the protein MPPDERLGQIAIEDEMRSSYLDYAMSVIVGRALPDVRDGLKPVHRRILFGMNEMGLVHNRTYRKSAKIVGEIMGNYHPHGDSAIYDTLVRMAQDFNMRYPLVDGQGNYGSMDGDSPAAMRYTEARMTKLAEELLADIDKETVDFGPNYDESRQEPLVLPTKVPNLLINGAGGIAVGYATNIPTHNLGEVVAGLLLLLEHPDVTVAKLMEKIPGPDFPTAGFIYGLSGIKEAYETGRGLLKLRAKVVIESDGRTDRERLIVTEIPYQVNKARLIEKIAELIQEDRIKGISDLRDESSAREGVRVVIELKRGEIPLVVLNNLYKHTQLETTFGVIMLALVNNRPEVLNLKQILHYFLEHRREVVVRRTAFELRKAEERAHILEGLKIALDNLDAVIALIRRAQSPDEARVGLIRQFALSEIQANAILDMRLQRLTQLERTKLVEEYAEVLKQIEYLKSVLGSEALVRKIIKDELTELLETYRDDRRTQIVKEEGEINIEDLIAEEEVAVTISHAGYIKRNAASLYRAQRRGGKGKIGMGIKDEDFVETLFTASTHDALLFFTDAGKVFWLKVHEIPEASRAAKGKALVNLLALSGTEKVTATLPVKEYREDRYVIMATKRGIIKKTELSAYSNPRQGGIIALGLEEGDKLIAVHVTDGQREILLGTKQGITIRFKEDEVRPMGRTAYGVKGITLEEGNEVIGMETIRPDSTTAILTVTEGGYGKRTPVTEYRVQGRGGKGIISVKTTERNGLAIAFLQVRDGDEIMLMAAQGKVLRCTVDDIREIGRNTQGVRILDLEGEDDRVVAVARLAETVERDEAAPEDTGV; encoded by the coding sequence ATGCCCCCTGATGAACGCCTAGGCCAGATTGCCATCGAAGACGAAATGCGATCGTCCTATCTTGATTACGCGATGAGCGTGATCGTCGGTCGGGCGCTCCCGGACGTGCGGGACGGCCTCAAGCCGGTCCACCGGCGCATTCTCTTCGGCATGAACGAAATGGGGTTGGTGCATAACCGGACCTACCGAAAGTCCGCCAAGATCGTTGGCGAGATCATGGGCAACTACCATCCTCATGGTGATTCGGCCATTTACGACACGTTGGTCCGCATGGCTCAGGATTTCAACATGCGGTATCCCCTGGTGGACGGGCAGGGCAACTACGGGTCCATGGACGGCGATTCGCCGGCGGCCATGCGCTATACCGAGGCGCGCATGACGAAGCTTGCCGAAGAATTGCTCGCCGATATCGACAAGGAGACGGTGGATTTCGGACCGAACTACGACGAATCGAGACAGGAGCCGTTGGTCCTTCCGACGAAAGTACCGAACCTGTTAATCAACGGAGCCGGCGGTATTGCAGTGGGCTATGCGACGAACATTCCCACCCACAACCTGGGCGAGGTCGTCGCGGGGTTGTTGCTGTTACTGGAACATCCCGACGTTACCGTGGCGAAGTTGATGGAGAAAATTCCTGGCCCTGATTTTCCGACTGCCGGATTCATCTACGGCCTCAGCGGGATCAAAGAGGCGTATGAAACCGGACGTGGACTGCTGAAACTCCGCGCGAAGGTGGTCATCGAATCGGACGGACGGACGGATCGGGAACGCCTCATCGTTACCGAGATCCCCTACCAGGTCAACAAGGCGAGATTGATCGAGAAGATCGCGGAGCTCATCCAGGAGGACCGGATCAAAGGCATCTCCGACCTCCGCGACGAGTCCTCTGCCCGCGAAGGCGTGCGAGTCGTGATCGAACTGAAGCGAGGGGAAATTCCGCTCGTCGTGTTGAACAATCTGTACAAGCATACTCAGCTTGAGACGACCTTCGGTGTCATCATGCTCGCGCTGGTCAACAACCGGCCGGAGGTCCTGAACCTGAAGCAGATCCTCCACTATTTTCTCGAGCACCGCCGCGAGGTGGTCGTGCGCCGGACCGCCTTCGAGCTCCGCAAAGCGGAGGAACGCGCCCACATTCTCGAAGGACTCAAGATCGCGCTCGACAATCTGGACGCGGTCATCGCGTTGATCCGTCGTGCGCAGTCGCCTGACGAAGCCAGGGTCGGGTTGATCAGACAGTTCGCGCTGAGCGAGATCCAGGCGAATGCGATTCTGGACATGCGGTTACAGCGGCTCACTCAGTTGGAACGCACGAAACTGGTCGAGGAATATGCCGAAGTGCTGAAGCAGATCGAATATCTAAAGTCCGTGCTGGGCAGTGAGGCCCTCGTCCGGAAGATCATCAAGGACGAACTGACGGAACTCCTTGAGACATACCGTGATGATCGTAGAACCCAGATCGTCAAAGAAGAAGGAGAGATCAATATCGAAGATCTCATCGCGGAGGAGGAAGTCGCCGTCACGATTTCCCATGCCGGGTATATTAAACGGAACGCGGCTTCGCTCTACCGCGCCCAACGCCGGGGCGGCAAGGGCAAAATCGGCATGGGCATCAAGGACGAAGACTTCGTGGAAACCCTCTTCACGGCTTCGACCCATGACGCGCTTCTCTTCTTTACCGATGCCGGGAAGGTGTTCTGGTTGAAGGTGCACGAAATCCCGGAAGCCAGTCGGGCTGCGAAGGGCAAGGCGCTGGTCAATCTTCTTGCCCTATCGGGAACGGAAAAGGTGACGGCGACGCTTCCCGTGAAAGAGTATCGTGAAGATCGCTACGTCATCATGGCGACCAAGAGAGGTATCATTAAGAAAACGGAGCTGTCGGCCTACAGCAATCCCAGGCAGGGCGGGATTATCGCGCTGGGGCTGGAAGAAGGCGACAAATTGATCGCCGTCCATGTGACTGACGGCCAGCGGGAAATACTCTTGGGCACCAAGCAGGGCATTACGATCCGCTTTAAAGAAGACGAAGTCAGACCGATGGGCCGTACGGCGTACGGCGTCAAGGGCATCACCCTCGAAGAGGGAAACGAGGTGATCGGGATGGAGACCATCAGGCCGGATTCCACCACGGCCATTCTGACTGTGACAGAGGGGGGCTACGGAAAGCGGACGCCCGTCACGGAGTATCGTGTTCAGGGACGGGGCGGCAAAGGCATCATCAGCGTGAAGACGACGGAGCGGAACGGGCTGGCGATTGCGTTTCTGCAAGTGCGAGACGGTGACGAGATCATGCTCATGGCTGCCCAAGGCAAGGTACTTCGATGCACGGTCGACGACATCAGAGAAATCGGCCGCAATACGCAGGGCGTCCGTATACTGGATCTTGAAGGAGAGGACGACCGCGTGGTCGCCGTCGCGAGGCTCGCAGAGACGGTTGAACGCGATGAAGCGGCCCCGGAAGATACGGGAGTGTAA
- a CDS encoding DciA family protein, whose product MRAQGTLDPFGAILTTLSKRLGLDTHLFEMRLQRRWRDIVGEPMALHTWPHHLRFKKLSVLVRNSVWLQQLTFLKPALLAKLNEQTGAPLITDITFRVGDIPLGMSHDSLVVHGMDPTLPSESMVLEASMHTQTVNDPELRDHLTRVIATALSRQTS is encoded by the coding sequence ATGCGCGCACAGGGAACTCTTGATCCGTTCGGCGCGATCCTCACGACACTTTCCAAGCGGCTCGGGCTCGATACCCACCTCTTCGAAATGCGCTTGCAACGTCGGTGGCGGGACATCGTCGGAGAGCCAATGGCTTTGCATACCTGGCCCCATCACCTTCGTTTCAAGAAATTGTCGGTTCTCGTAAGGAATTCCGTCTGGCTCCAACAATTGACGTTTCTAAAACCCGCTCTCTTGGCTAAGCTCAACGAGCAGACGGGGGCGCCCCTGATCACAGATATCACCTTCCGGGTCGGTGACATTCCACTGGGAATGTCTCACGACTCTTTAGTCGTTCACGGGATGGATCCAACCCTACCCAGTGAATCGATGGTCCTCGAAGCCTCGATGCACACGCAGACGGTGAACGACCCGGAGCTTCGCGACCATCTGACTCGCGTGATCGCAACGGCGCTATCCCGTCAGACCTCTTAG